In a genomic window of Occallatibacter riparius:
- a CDS encoding alpha/beta fold hydrolase yields the protein MSTITVKDGTRIYYKDWGKGPAITFSHGWPLNSDAWDSQLLFLAENGFRVIAYDRRGHGRSSQAWFGNDMNGYADDLAALIEALDLNDVTLVGHSTGGGEVTRYIGRHGTSRVAAAVLIGAVPPILVKSAANPEGIPIEVFDGLRGSLVNDRSQFWKDFAIMFYGANRPGAKVSLGMVEQFWLWSMQAGLKNVYDSIRAFSETDFHEDLKKFDVPTLIMHGEDDQIVPIDLSGKKSLKLIKGAKGRFYPGLPHGLTATHADQVNRDLLEFIRSVHQDRKAA from the coding sequence ATGAGCACAATCACAGTGAAGGATGGCACACGAATCTACTACAAAGACTGGGGCAAAGGCCCCGCCATCACGTTTTCGCACGGCTGGCCTCTCAATTCGGATGCATGGGATAGTCAACTCTTGTTCCTCGCTGAAAATGGATTTCGCGTGATCGCATACGACCGGCGAGGCCATGGTCGATCTAGTCAGGCCTGGTTCGGGAACGATATGAATGGGTACGCCGACGATCTGGCAGCTCTCATCGAGGCGCTCGATCTTAACGATGTTACCCTGGTGGGACACTCTACGGGCGGCGGCGAAGTGACGCGCTACATTGGGCGGCACGGCACAAGCCGGGTGGCCGCGGCAGTCTTGATCGGCGCTGTCCCTCCAATCCTCGTGAAGTCCGCTGCAAATCCAGAGGGAATCCCAATCGAAGTCTTCGACGGATTGCGCGGCAGCCTCGTCAACGACCGCTCACAATTCTGGAAAGACTTCGCCATCATGTTCTATGGCGCCAATCGACCTGGCGCGAAGGTATCGCTGGGGATGGTGGAGCAGTTTTGGCTGTGGAGCATGCAGGCAGGTCTGAAGAACGTCTACGACAGCATCAGGGCATTTTCGGAGACCGATTTTCACGAAGATCTCAAGAAGTTCGACGTCCCGACGCTGATCATGCATGGCGAGGACGATCAAATCGTGCCGATCGATCTTTCGGGCAAAAAGTCGCTCAAGCTCATCAAGGGAGCCAAAGGCCGGTTTTACCCGGGTTTACCGCACGGCCTCACAGCCACGCATGCGGATCAAGTTAACCGGGATTTGCTGGAATTCATCAGGTCGGTACATCAGGACCGCAAGGCCGCCTGA
- a CDS encoding cupin domain-containing protein produces the protein MTFTKVVLALACLMSSSLVAQEAKVTPILSKDLPNLPGKEGLMITVEYPPGSSDPTHRHYANAFVYVLEGSIVMQVRGGKETTLKAGQTFYEGPDDVHVVGRNASQTKPARFVVFLVKDKGAPVLVPAS, from the coding sequence ATGACGTTCACGAAAGTAGTTCTGGCGCTGGCGTGTCTCATGTCCAGCTCGCTGGTAGCGCAGGAGGCAAAGGTGACGCCGATCTTGTCGAAAGACCTGCCAAACCTTCCCGGGAAAGAAGGCCTGATGATTACAGTGGAATACCCGCCGGGCAGCTCGGACCCGACCCATCGGCACTACGCGAATGCGTTTGTTTACGTGCTGGAAGGCTCGATCGTGATGCAGGTGAGAGGTGGAAAGGAAACGACTCTCAAAGCGGGTCAGACCTTCTACGAAGGACCTGATGATGTTCACGTCGTTGGGCGGAACGCGAGCCAGACCAAGCCGGCGAGATTCGTCGTGTTTCTTGTGAAAGACAAAGGGGCCCCTGTGCTGGTACCCGCCAGCTGA
- a CDS encoding SDR family oxidoreductase, translated as MKIVVIGGTGLIGSKLVKKLREHGHEALAASPNTGVNSVTGDGLADALNGASVVVDVTNSPSWEDAAVLKFFETSTRNLLACEATAGVGHHVALSVVGTERLLASGFFRAKLAQENLIKASKIPYTIVRATQFFEFIKQIVDYSTEGDKVRMPPALIQPMAADDVASALARIVTNPPVNGTVEIGGPEQFRLDELARRSLAARQDPREVISDPHGRYYGIEVSERALIPDKGARLGETRFDTWLTQSTPVGAVAK; from the coding sequence ATGAAAATCGTAGTGATTGGCGGTACCGGGCTGATCGGATCGAAGCTTGTCAAGAAATTGCGCGAGCACGGGCACGAAGCGTTAGCCGCGTCACCCAATACCGGCGTAAATAGTGTTACGGGGGACGGACTGGCAGATGCGCTGAACGGTGCTTCGGTGGTTGTTGATGTGACAAACTCCCCTTCGTGGGAAGACGCGGCGGTGCTGAAGTTTTTTGAGACATCAACGCGGAATCTTCTCGCCTGTGAAGCGACTGCGGGAGTCGGACATCACGTTGCACTTTCCGTCGTGGGAACCGAGCGCCTGCTTGCCAGCGGGTTCTTCCGCGCAAAGCTTGCACAGGAGAACCTGATCAAAGCATCGAAGATCCCCTACACGATCGTCCGCGCGACGCAGTTCTTCGAGTTCATAAAGCAGATCGTCGACTATTCCACAGAGGGCGATAAAGTCCGCATGCCCCCGGCCCTTATTCAGCCGATGGCCGCCGATGATGTGGCGAGTGCGTTGGCTAGGATTGTGACGAACCCACCAGTGAATGGCACGGTCGAAATCGGGGGGCCCGAACAGTTTCGCCTGGATGAACTTGCCCGCCGTTCGCTGGCCGCGCGACAGGATCCCCGCGAGGTGATTTCCGATCCGCATGGGCGCTATTACGGGATCGAGGTGAGCGAGAGGGCCCTGATTCCTGACAAAGGCGCGCGACTCGGCGAGACTCGCTTCGATACCTGGCTCACGCAGTCTACGCCCGTTGGCGCAGTGGCCAAGTAG
- a CDS encoding TMEM175 family protein, producing MTARRLEAFSDGVIAIIITIMVLEMKVPRGGSLKDLEPLLPIILSYVLSYVFVGIYWSNHHHLLHVCTVVTGATLWANLHLLFWLSLFPFTTGWMGENHFAALPTALYTLVLFMAAVAYYMLQLVIIRAQGQDSILKRAIGRDWKGKVSLVLYIVAGVATLRSSLLAQAVLVGTALMWVIPDRRIEKQLSPHSA from the coding sequence GTGACTGCGCGACGGTTAGAAGCGTTCAGTGACGGGGTAATCGCAATCATTATCACGATCATGGTGCTCGAAATGAAGGTACCGCGGGGCGGTAGTCTGAAAGACCTTGAGCCATTGCTGCCGATAATTCTGAGCTACGTACTGAGCTATGTTTTTGTGGGCATCTATTGGAGCAACCACCACCACCTGCTGCATGTCTGCACCGTCGTGACAGGCGCAACGCTCTGGGCGAACCTGCATTTGTTGTTTTGGTTATCGTTGTTTCCATTCACAACCGGGTGGATGGGTGAAAATCATTTCGCCGCGCTACCTACCGCGCTGTACACGTTGGTACTGTTCATGGCCGCGGTTGCGTATTACATGCTCCAGCTGGTAATCATCCGGGCACAAGGACAAGACTCAATCTTGAAAAGGGCGATCGGGCGCGACTGGAAAGGTAAGGTGTCGCTCGTGCTGTACATAGTGGCGGGTGTTGCGACTCTGCGTTCGTCCCTGCTTGCCCAGGCGGTTCTTGTGGGCACCGCACTGATGTGGGTGATTCCTGACAGGCGAATTGAGAAGCAATTGTCCCCCCACTCGGCCTGA
- a CDS encoding Rieske (2Fe-2S) protein, giving the protein MRRALEPGLPIAVLHYSLCTQRPGGAPIRDRLDQIFCGRISLSRFEELPGLCVNQGPNPEGLTANRSKSARIPMQINRHQTEVSPSTNEESGMLNKNQFRMSELPPGSALPVGEAAVFNIAGKFCATQARCTHRGGPLSEGHLDGSTVTCPWHGAQFNVCTGAVLRDPAADPLKTFPVVVEGESGCVEAF; this is encoded by the coding sequence ATGAGAAGAGCGCTCGAACCTGGCTTGCCCATCGCAGTACTCCATTACAGCTTGTGTACGCAAAGACCAGGTGGCGCGCCGATTCGTGACCGTCTCGATCAGATCTTTTGCGGCCGCATTTCCTTGTCACGTTTTGAAGAGCTGCCCGGTCTTTGCGTGAACCAAGGCCCCAATCCTGAGGGTCTAACCGCAAATCGATCAAAAAGTGCGAGGATCCCTATGCAGATCAATCGACATCAGACAGAGGTTTCGCCTTCCACCAACGAAGAGTCAGGGATGCTCAACAAGAATCAATTTCGGATGAGCGAGCTCCCGCCCGGATCTGCTTTACCTGTGGGCGAAGCAGCCGTGTTTAACATAGCGGGGAAATTCTGTGCGACTCAGGCGAGATGTACTCATAGAGGAGGTCCTCTAAGCGAAGGCCACCTTGACGGCTCGACGGTCACTTGTCCCTGGCATGGCGCTCAGTTCAACGTGTGTACAGGCGCCGTACTGAGGGACCCGGCCGCAGACCCTCTTAAGACCTTCCCCGTTGTTGTCGAAGGCGAAAGTGGCTGCGTGGAAGCGTTTTAG